One region of gamma proteobacterium HIMB55 genomic DNA includes:
- a CDS encoding O-sialoglycoprotein endopeptidase (PFAM: Glycoprotease family~TIGRFAM: putative glycoprotease GCP; metallohydrolase, glycoprotease/Kae1 family) → MRVLGIETSCDETGVALYDTEHGLLADALYSQIAIHAEYGGVVPELASRDHIRKTLPLVDEVIAQAGLTKRDIDAVAYTSGPGLLGALIVGATMARSIAAGLGVPSLGVHHMEGHLMAPLLSDEPPDYPFVALLVSGGHTQLIRANAFGDYQLLGESLDDAAGEAFDKTAKLLGLPYPGGPQVAMLAEKGDPDRFAFPRPMVKHPGLDFSFSGLKTHVGTCIRDLSAQAPLTDQDKADVARCFEEAVVDTLVIKCKRALKQEGVNTLVMAGGVSANKRLRERLQESLSKLGAEVLYPAPKLCTDNGAMIAYAGALRLLAGESDGNAPEVRARWPITELSPPTEFI, encoded by the coding sequence TTGCGCGTATTAGGCATAGAAACCAGCTGCGATGAGACCGGTGTTGCCCTCTATGACACCGAGCACGGCCTGCTGGCCGACGCTTTATATTCGCAAATTGCCATTCACGCTGAGTATGGTGGCGTCGTCCCTGAGTTAGCTTCGCGCGATCACATAAGGAAGACACTTCCTTTAGTCGACGAAGTGATTGCCCAGGCAGGTCTAACCAAACGGGATATCGATGCGGTTGCTTATACCTCGGGCCCGGGTTTACTCGGAGCGCTTATTGTCGGTGCCACAATGGCAAGATCGATTGCCGCGGGGCTCGGTGTGCCCTCGTTGGGTGTTCATCATATGGAAGGGCATCTGATGGCGCCCTTGCTTTCCGACGAACCGCCGGACTATCCGTTCGTCGCATTGTTGGTTTCTGGAGGTCATACCCAGTTAATCCGTGCCAACGCCTTTGGTGACTACCAGTTGTTAGGTGAGTCGCTCGACGACGCAGCGGGCGAGGCTTTTGATAAGACGGCAAAATTACTTGGCCTGCCGTATCCGGGTGGACCGCAGGTCGCGATGCTTGCGGAAAAGGGTGACCCCGATCGTTTTGCTTTTCCTCGCCCCATGGTTAAACACCCTGGCCTCGACTTCAGTTTCTCTGGATTGAAAACACATGTTGGAACCTGCATTCGCGATCTGAGCGCTCAGGCGCCGCTTACCGACCAGGATAAGGCGGATGTTGCCCGCTGTTTCGAAGAGGCGGTGGTAGATACCCTAGTCATAAAATGTAAGCGCGCGCTTAAACAGGAGGGCGTTAATACGCTCGTGATGGCAGGTGGCGTGAGTGCGAACAAAAGACTGCGAGAGCGACTTCAAGAATCCCTCTCAAAGTTGGGCGCCGAGGTCCTCTATCCGGCACCTAAGCTATGCACAGATAATGGAGCAATGATTGCCTACGCAGGCGCCTTGAGACTCCTCGCGGGAGAGAGTGACGGTAACGCGCCCGAGGTGCGTGCAAGATGGCCGATTACAGAACTTTCACCCCCAACAGAATTTATTTAG
- a CDS encoding dihydroneopterin aldolase (PFAM: Dihydroneopterin aldolase~TIGRFAM: dihydroneopterin aldolase; FolB domain) has translation MKGVVTIRGLEPETVIGCYDWERTIKQRLVIDLAMTTDFSAAAKSDDLPDALDYAAISAHIISFVEGTNFQLLEALSAAIAVEIFQNWPVSQLRVDIDKPGAVEAASSVGVSLTVDRSDIL, from the coding sequence ATGAAGGGTGTTGTCACGATTAGGGGGTTGGAGCCTGAAACAGTTATAGGCTGTTACGACTGGGAGCGCACTATTAAGCAGCGACTTGTCATTGATCTTGCTATGACAACAGACTTTTCTGCAGCGGCAAAGAGTGACGATTTACCGGACGCACTGGATTATGCGGCGATCTCAGCGCACATTATTTCTTTCGTCGAGGGCACAAACTTTCAGCTGCTTGAAGCACTGTCGGCTGCCATTGCTGTCGAAATTTTCCAGAACTGGCCCGTATCTCAGTTGCGAGTTGATATTGATAAGCCGGGTGCGGTGGAAGCAGCGTCTTCGGTGGGTGTGTCACTGACCGTCGATCGCTCAGATATCCTCTGA
- a CDS encoding tRNA nucleotidyltransferase/poly(A) polymerase (PFAM: Poly A polymerase head domain), with translation MSPAAPKPLALREGITILRVGGAVRDELLGYAFDEIDWVVVGANPHDLLDAGFKQVGNDFPVFLHPETNEEYALARTERKSGKGYNGFTVYADPNVTLEEDLQRRDLTINAMARSREGKLIDPYGGQQDLEARQLRHVSASFTEDPLRIFRVCRFAARYHHLGFEVASETVDLMREMTQTGELAELAPDRVWRETERALCEQSPGVFFRLLHTLGADEEMYPLRLTERALSRLTIARDQFDDSLRRWAALTGEDFLPDLFYRAAIPKRHLTTSNLVRISLDSGPPASSEDALLLLERLDAFRQGSLWDDVLTVVGCIDERFSADELSRVRAVKTITETISGGEFAAQGLKGTAIKDAIRQKRIAATTHLY, from the coding sequence ATGAGCCCGGCCGCTCCGAAACCATTAGCCTTGAGAGAGGGCATCACCATTTTACGCGTGGGTGGAGCTGTTCGTGATGAGTTACTTGGCTACGCGTTTGATGAAATTGATTGGGTGGTTGTTGGCGCTAACCCACACGATCTCTTAGACGCCGGCTTTAAACAAGTCGGTAACGATTTCCCTGTGTTTTTGCATCCCGAGACTAATGAGGAATACGCATTAGCGCGAACCGAGCGAAAATCGGGGAAGGGGTATAACGGCTTCACTGTTTACGCAGACCCCAATGTAACGCTCGAGGAAGACTTACAGCGCAGGGATTTGACGATCAATGCGATGGCGCGCTCAAGAGAAGGAAAACTGATCGATCCTTATGGCGGTCAGCAAGACTTGGAAGCAAGACAGCTGCGCCACGTATCGGCGAGCTTCACTGAGGACCCCCTACGAATTTTTCGGGTGTGTCGCTTTGCTGCCCGCTATCACCATCTAGGTTTCGAAGTGGCGAGCGAAACCGTTGATCTAATGCGTGAGATGACTCAAACGGGCGAGCTCGCCGAGCTAGCGCCGGACCGTGTTTGGCGCGAGACCGAGCGTGCACTCTGCGAACAAAGCCCGGGGGTTTTCTTCCGCCTTCTGCATACGCTCGGAGCCGATGAAGAAATGTATCCATTAAGGCTCACCGAGCGAGCTTTGTCGCGACTGACCATTGCTCGAGACCAATTTGATGACAGCTTGCGTCGCTGGGCAGCGCTCACTGGTGAGGACTTTCTGCCCGACCTGTTCTACCGTGCGGCCATCCCCAAAAGACATCTGACCACGTCTAATCTTGTACGCATTAGCCTGGATAGCGGCCCTCCTGCGTCTTCTGAGGATGCGCTCTTGCTTCTAGAACGATTGGACGCCTTTCGGCAAGGCTCCCTTTGGGATGACGTATTAACCGTGGTTGGCTGCATCGATGAACGGTTTTCAGCCGATGAACTTTCACGAGTACGAGCAGTAAAAACCATTACAGAAACAATCAGCGGTGGAGAGTTTGCAGCGCAGGGCCTCAAGGGCACTGCAATCAAAGACGCCATCCGACAAAAGCGTATCGCAGCGACCACCCACCTCTACTAG
- a CDS encoding symmetrical bis(5'-nucleosyl)-tetraphosphatase (PFAM: Calcineurin-like phosphoesterase~TIGRFAM: bis(5'-nucleosyl)-tetraphosphatase (symmetrical)) → MTTYVVGDIQGCFKPFQCLLERVEFDPSEDVVWSVGDLINRGPHNLKTLRWFYEHRDSVVVVLGNHDLHLMAVAAGARKMSKSDNFGDILDAPDRDALLSWLCQQPLAHHEHGVTMVHAGIPPIWTVEETLSYAKEVESVLQGPYNSVFFEAMYGNDPVVWSDDLTGMTRLRVITNYLTRMRYCTKKGKLDLVNKGPKPKTDALKGKKVAPWFKHEHRLTAKDTIIFGHWASLEGVTKSPNAIALDTGCVWGNKMTLLDLDSRTFHRCKCK, encoded by the coding sequence ATGACGACCTATGTGGTAGGTGACATCCAAGGATGCTTCAAACCCTTCCAATGCCTTTTGGAGAGGGTTGAATTCGACCCTTCAGAAGATGTTGTCTGGAGTGTGGGCGATCTCATCAACCGCGGGCCCCATAATCTCAAAACCCTGCGTTGGTTTTACGAGCATAGAGATAGCGTCGTGGTCGTACTCGGAAATCACGACCTTCATCTCATGGCAGTAGCCGCTGGCGCGAGAAAAATGTCCAAGTCCGACAACTTCGGAGATATTTTAGACGCGCCTGACAGAGACGCGCTCTTATCATGGCTTTGCCAACAACCACTTGCTCATCATGAACACGGAGTAACAATGGTTCATGCGGGTATTCCTCCCATTTGGACCGTTGAGGAAACACTGAGCTATGCCAAAGAGGTTGAGTCGGTATTACAGGGTCCCTACAACTCAGTTTTTTTTGAAGCCATGTACGGTAACGACCCTGTTGTTTGGAGCGATGATTTAACCGGGATGACGCGTCTTCGCGTGATCACGAACTACCTGACGCGGATGCGCTACTGCACGAAGAAGGGAAAATTAGACCTCGTCAACAAAGGTCCCAAACCCAAAACGGATGCCTTGAAGGGGAAAAAGGTAGCGCCGTGGTTCAAACACGAACATCGCCTCACCGCCAAAGACACAATCATTTTCGGTCATTGGGCCTCGCTTGAGGGGGTGACGAAATCACCCAACGCGATCGCTCTGGATACAGGCTGTGTATGGGGCAACAAGATGACCCTTCTCGATCTGGACAGCCGGACCTTTCACCGGTGTAAGTGCAAATGA
- a CDS encoding dimethyladenosine transferase (PFAM: Ribosomal RNA adenine dimethylase~TIGRFAM: dimethyladenosine transferase): MNQPGRERLSNKNKRKSNCRPATHAPRKRFGQNFLTDQGVITAIARAIAPREGDNVVEIGPGQGALTDALFDSGCAINAIEIDRDLQSQLRVMFFNRDLTLHNADALKFDFSQLSKTANDLRVVGNLPYNISTPLIFKLLENLGLIKDMHFMLQKEVVDRLAATPGTKTWGRVSVMTQIDCEVESLFEVPPEAFFPQPKVQSAIVRITPKTEPYRPECSRERLSRLVQIAFAQRRKTLRNNLKDVMNDARIEGLGIDPSCRAETLSLDQLIDLSMHLP, from the coding sequence TTGAACCAGCCGGGGCGTGAGCGGTTGAGCAATAAAAATAAAAGAAAAAGCAACTGCCGACCGGCCACGCACGCACCGCGGAAACGTTTTGGTCAGAATTTTTTGACCGACCAAGGCGTCATTACTGCCATAGCGAGAGCCATTGCTCCGCGTGAAGGCGACAATGTCGTAGAAATCGGTCCCGGGCAAGGTGCGCTGACGGACGCGTTGTTTGATAGTGGTTGTGCCATTAATGCCATCGAAATCGATAGAGACCTTCAGTCACAGCTCCGGGTTATGTTTTTTAATCGCGATTTAACGCTTCATAACGCAGACGCGCTGAAGTTCGATTTTTCTCAACTATCGAAAACCGCAAATGATTTACGCGTCGTAGGTAATTTGCCCTACAACATATCTACACCGCTCATATTTAAGCTTCTGGAAAATTTAGGGCTTATCAAAGATATGCACTTTATGCTCCAAAAAGAGGTCGTCGATCGGCTAGCGGCTACGCCTGGCACTAAGACCTGGGGTCGGGTCAGCGTTATGACGCAAATTGACTGTGAGGTGGAATCACTATTTGAAGTGCCGCCTGAAGCATTTTTTCCGCAACCCAAAGTACAGTCAGCAATCGTCCGAATAACACCAAAAACTGAGCCTTATCGGCCAGAATGTTCTCGCGAGCGGCTTTCAAGGCTCGTTCAAATAGCGTTCGCACAGCGTCGTAAGACGCTGCGAAACAATCTTAAAGACGTCATGAATGACGCTAGAATTGAAGGATTGGGTATCGACCCCAGCTGCAGAGCCGAGACACTCTCGCTCGATCAGCTCATCGATCTTTCAATGCACTTGCCGTAA
- a CDS encoding DNA-binding protein H-NS (PFAM: H-NS histone family): MTEAQAIQAIAKSKATANRALKGLDIEQVERALTNLSAAAKTLKERESQRAQRKKEVAVKKLQSMMDELGISAEDIVASKKPALVKKKTTGPKKGNKVAPKYQITIDGQTFKWTGRGRTPVVFKNHVDQGGSLDDCLI, from the coding sequence ATGACTGAAGCACAAGCCATTCAGGCCATCGCAAAGTCGAAGGCCACAGCGAATCGGGCACTTAAAGGGCTCGACATCGAACAAGTAGAACGCGCATTAACAAATCTTTCTGCCGCCGCAAAAACATTAAAAGAGCGTGAGTCCCAGCGAGCGCAACGAAAGAAAGAAGTTGCGGTTAAAAAACTTCAATCCATGATGGACGAGCTCGGAATATCTGCTGAAGATATTGTTGCTTCAAAAAAGCCTGCATTGGTTAAAAAGAAAACTACGGGGCCAAAGAAAGGCAATAAGGTCGCACCCAAATATCAAATCACCATTGATGGACAGACCTTTAAGTGGACTGGTCGAGGAAGAACGCCTGTTGTATTTAAAAATCATGTTGATCAAGGCGGATCACTCGACGATTGCCTTATTTAA
- a CDS encoding patatin (PFAM: Patatin-like phospholipase): MRTILSIDGGGIRGIIPALVLDYLEQQSNKSTSELFDLSVGTSSGGIIALGLAQADETGRPKYSAHDLVDFFENSGSKIFQKTVWRNIKSAGGVLDERYSARPLEAALRKYYSDTRLGETLGSTMVTSYDIEERRTLFLKSWHPDHETVLCRDAARATSAAPTYFEPALIDVQGSERALIDGGVFVNSPVVSSYAEGLKLFPGEPVAVVSLGTGELIRRIPYETAKDWGQAGWVSPLIDCMFDGATKVANHQMRMFLGDHYFRLQVTLDEANDDMDDATEVNIQNLKRIAERMIAENRSTLDRILDVVA; this comes from the coding sequence ATGCGGACAATACTTTCAATTGACGGCGGCGGTATTCGCGGAATTATTCCAGCATTGGTACTCGATTACTTGGAGCAGCAATCTAATAAATCAACGTCGGAGTTATTCGATTTATCTGTAGGTACATCATCGGGCGGCATTATTGCTTTGGGCCTCGCCCAGGCGGACGAGACTGGCAGGCCTAAATATTCAGCTCATGATCTGGTGGATTTTTTTGAGAACAGCGGCAGTAAAATTTTTCAAAAAACTGTATGGCGTAATATTAAATCGGCAGGTGGGGTGCTCGACGAGCGCTATTCAGCGAGACCCTTAGAAGCTGCACTTCGCAAATATTACTCAGACACCCGATTGGGCGAAACCTTAGGCTCGACCATGGTGACGAGTTACGACATTGAGGAGCGTCGGACATTATTTTTGAAAAGTTGGCACCCTGACCATGAAACTGTTCTGTGCCGCGATGCAGCGCGCGCAACAAGTGCTGCCCCCACTTATTTCGAACCCGCGCTGATTGATGTGCAAGGCAGTGAACGAGCGCTGATAGATGGTGGTGTTTTCGTCAACTCGCCAGTGGTTTCCTCTTACGCCGAGGGGTTGAAACTATTCCCCGGCGAACCCGTGGCAGTCGTCTCTCTGGGTACGGGAGAATTGATTCGTCGCATTCCTTACGAGACTGCTAAAGACTGGGGCCAAGCGGGCTGGGTTAGTCCACTAATCGATTGCATGTTCGACGGCGCAACCAAAGTCGCTAACCATCAAATGCGGATGTTTCTCGGGGATCACTATTTTCGGTTGCAGGTCACGTTGGACGAGGCAAATGACGATATGGATGATGCGACTGAGGTAAACATACAAAATCTGAAGCGCATCGCTGAGCGCATGATTGCGGAGAATCGATCCACACTGGATCGCATACTGGATGTTGTTGCTTAG
- a CDS encoding 4-hydroxythreonine-4-phosphate dehydrogenase (PFAM: Pyridoxal phosphate biosynthetic protein PdxA~TIGRFAM: 4-hydroxythreonine-4-phosphate dehydrogenase) has product MSQPRIVITAGEPAGVGPDVVLRALQFELAASVAVIGDIGVLRDRADLLGVTCDIHRLEKPEDVLPHAPGRLQVLHTPCVQAVAPGTLNAANAPYVVSTLTMAAELTGDGLYDAVVTAPVQKSIINDSGIPFSGHTEFFADFFHCDDVVMLLANQQFKVALATTHLPLRDVADAISHDSLCKQLRIISQSFSKLYGISRPKIAMLGLNPHAGEGGHLGREEIDELIPACESARSEGIEVSLPLPADTAFVSEAVKAADVVLAMYHDQGLPVLKTAGFGDSVNITLGLPIIRTSVDHGTALSLAGSGEASEGSLLAAINEAITCSQHRA; this is encoded by the coding sequence ATGAGCCAGCCCCGCATTGTCATTACCGCGGGTGAACCGGCGGGAGTAGGACCTGACGTCGTACTGCGCGCGCTCCAGTTCGAGCTCGCCGCAAGTGTTGCGGTAATTGGGGACATCGGCGTCTTGCGAGATCGCGCTGACCTTCTGGGCGTGACGTGCGATATTCATCGCTTGGAAAAGCCTGAGGACGTATTACCGCACGCGCCTGGCCGCCTTCAGGTGCTTCACACTCCATGTGTACAAGCCGTCGCACCAGGTACCTTGAACGCGGCAAACGCGCCTTATGTCGTCTCAACCTTGACGATGGCTGCAGAGCTGACAGGAGATGGTTTGTATGACGCAGTCGTCACCGCTCCCGTGCAGAAATCCATTATCAACGACAGTGGAATTCCGTTCTCAGGCCACACTGAGTTCTTCGCCGATTTCTTTCATTGCGACGATGTGGTCATGCTGCTAGCTAATCAACAGTTCAAGGTGGCACTTGCGACAACTCACTTACCGCTTCGCGATGTTGCCGACGCAATAAGCCATGACTCGCTATGCAAGCAGCTCAGAATCATCAGTCAGAGTTTTTCAAAACTCTATGGCATCTCGCGACCCAAAATCGCCATGCTGGGACTAAATCCACACGCTGGCGAAGGTGGGCATCTGGGCAGAGAAGAAATAGACGAGTTAATTCCTGCATGCGAGTCAGCACGGAGCGAAGGCATAGAGGTCAGTTTGCCACTGCCCGCAGACACTGCGTTTGTCTCAGAGGCAGTGAAAGCGGCGGATGTAGTCTTAGCCATGTACCACGACCAAGGCTTGCCCGTACTGAAAACCGCAGGTTTTGGGGACTCGGTCAACATCACACTTGGGCTACCTATCATCCGAACCTCGGTTGATCATGGAACGGCTCTCTCACTTGCCGGCTCGGGAGAGGCCTCTGAAGGAAGCCTGCTTGCAGCGATCAATGAAGCGATAACCTGCAGTCAGCATCGCGCCTAA
- a CDS encoding parvulin-like peptidyl-prolyl isomerase (PFAM: SurA N-terminal domain; PPIC-type PPIASE domain): protein MLHGKFFQHVICAVAFSAALSANAQVVPLDSVVAIVDEDIILSSEVRDRIQQIKASATQRGMELPDDETLVQETLDRLILESIQLQLADRYGIRIPDAQLDQSMARVAAQNRLTLEQFRDALTQNGQSYLQMREALRDELAIQRVQQGSVMRDINITEREIDNFMATEEGEAMIEPEYRVIQALVSVSRSDSKDERTAKEDFVDGVLANILAGADFSEAVSVIEPYAFRGGDLGWRKLSDIPSMFSEIVPSLKPGQTGKVQSSSGLHLVHLAEARGIERLVEQTNVRHILVKPNEVLDDDAAREFIASLKQRIESGEDFAELAKEHSDDIGSAQEGGELGWTNPGQMVPEFETAMAGAEIGVITDPVRSEFGWHILEVTDRRTENFAEQVRRNQVANFLRESKYEEELENWLREIREEAFVDIK, encoded by the coding sequence ATGCTACACGGTAAGTTTTTTCAACACGTAATTTGCGCGGTCGCATTCTCCGCTGCGCTCTCCGCCAATGCGCAGGTCGTTCCACTCGACAGCGTTGTGGCGATCGTTGACGAAGACATCATCCTATCGAGTGAAGTGCGTGATCGCATTCAGCAGATCAAAGCCTCAGCCACACAGCGCGGTATGGAATTACCGGACGACGAAACACTCGTTCAAGAAACGTTAGATAGACTCATTCTAGAGAGCATCCAATTACAGCTTGCTGATCGCTACGGTATCCGCATCCCCGACGCACAGCTGGATCAGTCCATGGCGCGGGTCGCCGCACAAAACCGACTAACGCTAGAGCAGTTCAGAGACGCATTAACGCAAAATGGTCAAAGCTACTTACAAATGCGCGAAGCCTTGAGGGACGAACTCGCGATCCAACGCGTTCAACAAGGTAGCGTGATGCGTGACATCAATATCACAGAGCGCGAGATCGACAACTTCATGGCGACCGAGGAAGGCGAGGCGATGATCGAGCCTGAGTATCGGGTGATTCAGGCACTTGTCTCGGTATCGCGCTCTGATAGCAAGGACGAGCGCACCGCTAAAGAAGATTTTGTCGATGGTGTGCTTGCAAACATCCTTGCAGGTGCCGACTTCTCGGAAGCCGTGAGCGTTATCGAGCCCTATGCGTTTCGTGGTGGAGATCTTGGATGGCGCAAGCTTAGCGACATCCCCAGTATGTTCTCTGAGATCGTCCCCAGCCTTAAGCCCGGACAAACGGGCAAGGTCCAATCAAGCTCGGGCTTGCACCTGGTGCACCTTGCTGAGGCCCGCGGTATCGAGCGACTGGTAGAGCAAACCAATGTCCGCCACATTTTAGTCAAGCCCAACGAAGTGCTAGATGATGACGCCGCACGCGAATTTATCGCCTCGTTAAAGCAGCGTATCGAATCCGGTGAGGACTTTGCTGAGCTTGCGAAAGAACACTCTGACGATATTGGCTCTGCGCAAGAAGGCGGCGAGCTGGGCTGGACGAACCCGGGTCAGATGGTGCCAGAGTTTGAAACTGCAATGGCTGGCGCAGAAATCGGCGTTATCACAGACCCCGTCCGCAGTGAGTTCGGCTGGCATATTCTGGAAGTGACAGATCGCCGTACGGAGAACTTCGCTGAGCAGGTTCGTCGCAACCAAGTGGCCAACTTCCTTCGAGAATCTAAATACGAAGAAGAGCTTGAAAACTGGCTCAGAGAGATTCGCGAAGAGGCCTTTGTCGATATCAAGTAA
- a CDS encoding organic solvent tolerance protein OstA (PFAM: Organic solvent tolerance protein; OstA-like protein) — translation MPVVFTQLAYAASLEEERVQTRLNWTPLKQIPKSERDDRCLKCRGKYTDPLADVDRTISPNESELEVSAGDSDITDDTLFFSDAVTVTQGYRTLKAEAVTIDRVEQTVTATGPIEVREPGIVMYGDTITYNSIDEQAQLTDAEFVLYEQQLYGIAEEVTRDANGTLTVDDGELTFCSPSDPSWLVSAESLEIDAITNTGEAWGARIDIKGVPILYLPWIQFPLSDQRKTGLLFPDISSDTRGGLDVTAPIYFNLAANYDATYSPRHIADRGFVHQLNARYLGEKTGYWDITGAYLNDDQLSSEPAKDSRWLLNVRQTSTTSSRLRTSIDFSKISDNDYLKDLENNTLSAQRQTALLQQARVDWLADNWLLGVEAQQFQGIAEDLTDNYQRLPQVSAIWRGDRTLGPLVPVVNIQAANFDTDFEKVRGQRLFHEVGVSLPISRSYGFLNTQVSYRGIQYRLKDPGEVETRDERVESWVASIDGGLTFERSSEFFGRSFTQTLEPRAHYLYASHDDHSGIPDFDSAELTFSYRQLFRNTRFSGHDRLADANQLALGLTSRLIDPKTGLERVSLSVGQIFNFTDQRIRLKEGDAALTEDGSALALALDMTASERWSIHSNLLFDAYDKELDAANIRVSYQPIEDAVFNIGYTLREPPESLATRPVTEQFNTSAYIPLDEHWRVFGALRYSLEIDSSVEDMIGVEYDGCCWRARFLYVSYLDALRDTNVFIPEPELRRDRAFQFQFVLKGLGSFGRRVDNLMQDMIRGFNATR, via the coding sequence GTGCCCGTTGTTTTTACCCAGCTTGCTTATGCCGCGTCCTTGGAAGAAGAGCGCGTGCAAACACGGCTCAATTGGACGCCACTCAAACAAATTCCGAAAAGTGAGCGAGATGACCGCTGCCTTAAATGTCGCGGGAAATACACAGATCCGCTCGCCGATGTAGATCGAACGATTTCACCCAACGAATCGGAGCTTGAGGTCAGCGCGGGTGACAGCGATATCACCGATGACACACTTTTCTTCTCCGACGCGGTAACAGTGACGCAAGGCTATCGAACGCTGAAAGCAGAAGCCGTCACCATTGACCGAGTAGAGCAAACAGTCACAGCTACTGGTCCGATTGAAGTCAGAGAACCCGGCATCGTTATGTACGGCGATACGATTACCTATAACAGTATCGATGAGCAAGCGCAGCTGACAGACGCAGAGTTTGTTCTATACGAGCAACAGCTATACGGCATCGCAGAAGAGGTGACCCGCGACGCGAACGGCACGTTGACGGTAGATGATGGTGAACTCACGTTTTGCTCTCCGTCAGATCCCAGCTGGCTAGTCTCTGCAGAAAGCTTAGAGATAGATGCGATCACAAATACGGGCGAGGCATGGGGTGCTCGAATTGATATCAAGGGTGTACCCATCCTCTACTTACCCTGGATCCAATTTCCTCTGAGCGATCAGCGCAAGACGGGACTCCTGTTCCCCGACATCAGCAGCGATACGCGCGGTGGGCTCGATGTAACAGCGCCGATTTACTTCAATCTCGCAGCGAATTATGACGCGACTTACTCGCCTCGCCATATTGCTGACCGAGGATTCGTCCACCAACTTAACGCTCGGTACTTAGGCGAGAAGACGGGGTATTGGGATATCACAGGCGCCTACCTGAATGACGACCAACTCAGCTCAGAGCCCGCTAAGGATTCACGTTGGCTGCTAAATGTTAGGCAGACAAGTACCACCTCTTCTCGACTGCGGACATCGATCGACTTCTCAAAGATAAGTGACAACGACTATCTAAAAGATTTGGAAAACAACACACTGAGTGCACAGCGTCAGACGGCACTGCTTCAACAAGCGCGAGTGGATTGGCTTGCAGATAATTGGCTACTCGGTGTCGAGGCCCAGCAATTTCAGGGAATTGCCGAGGATCTCACTGATAACTATCAGCGCCTTCCACAAGTCAGCGCCATATGGCGTGGCGACAGAACATTGGGCCCGCTGGTTCCGGTTGTGAATATTCAGGCCGCCAACTTCGATACGGATTTTGAAAAAGTACGCGGACAGCGCCTCTTCCATGAGGTTGGGGTATCGCTTCCAATTTCCCGCAGCTACGGCTTTTTAAACACACAAGTCAGTTATCGCGGTATTCAATACCGACTCAAGGATCCAGGCGAAGTTGAAACGAGAGACGAACGCGTTGAGTCCTGGGTTGCAAGCATCGACGGTGGCCTCACGTTTGAGCGGTCCTCAGAGTTCTTTGGACGTTCTTTCACTCAGACTTTAGAGCCCCGCGCGCATTACTTGTATGCAAGCCATGACGACCACAGTGGCATCCCCGACTTCGACAGCGCCGAGCTCACATTTAGTTATCGCCAGTTATTTCGGAATACCCGATTCTCCGGTCACGATCGATTAGCCGACGCAAACCAATTGGCATTGGGGCTCACCTCACGATTAATCGACCCAAAAACCGGATTGGAGCGAGTCAGCCTGAGTGTTGGACAGATCTTCAACTTTACAGATCAACGCATCCGCTTGAAGGAAGGCGACGCCGCATTGACGGAAGATGGCTCAGCGCTTGCTCTCGCATTAGACATGACCGCAAGTGAACGTTGGTCCATCCACAGCAACCTCCTATTTGATGCCTACGACAAAGAGTTGGATGCCGCGAATATTCGCGTCAGCTATCAGCCTATCGAAGACGCCGTCTTTAATATCGGCTACACACTGCGCGAGCCTCCAGAGTCACTTGCCACACGCCCGGTAACCGAGCAGTTCAACACGTCTGCCTACATACCGCTGGATGAACACTGGCGGGTATTTGGTGCGTTGAGATACTCGCTTGAAATCGATAGCAGCGTGGAAGATATGATTGGTGTCGAGTACGATGGCTGCTGCTGGCGCGCGCGATTCCTCTACGTGAGTTATCTCGACGCTTTGCGAGATACGAATGTTTTTATTCCAGAACCTGAACTAAGACGCGATCGTGCGTTCCAATTCCAGTTCGTTCTAAAGGGGTTAGGCTCCTTTGGACGGAGAGTCGACAATCTCATGCAAGACATGATTAGAGGTTTCAATGCTACACGGTAA